In the genome of Nomascus leucogenys isolate Asia chromosome 12, Asia_NLE_v1, whole genome shotgun sequence, the window agggtggatcacttgaggtcaggagtttgagaccagtctggccaacatggtgaaaccccatctctactaataaatacaaaaattagccgggtgtggtggtgcacgcctgtagtcccagctactcaggacgctgaagcaagagaatcacttgaactcgggagacagaggttacagtgagccgagattgtgccattgcatccagactgggcgacagagaaaaactctgtctcaaaaagaaaaagttatagtaaatacataaaccagtaacatagttgtttattatcattatcaagtatagtgtactgtacataattgtatgtgctgtcTTTTTATATGACTAGCAGCACTGTAGCTTGTTTgtaccagcatcaccacaaacgcGTGAGAAATGTGTTATGATGTTAAAGCAGCTATGATATCACTAACAGTAGGAATTTTTAAACTCCATTAtagtcttatgggaccactgttgtatatgcagCCTATCGCtgactgaaatgttgttatgCGGCACATgactatttcatatatatatatatgttggggGAACTAACATGCTTGTATGGAAAGAAAACATCTGTGGCTTATGTGTCCAGTGTCACTGATTGAACCTaagtgtgtgtgttggtgggatCATCTCCCTTCCCATTCCATTGGTTGGTCTTCTGCTAAGAAGAGAACTCAGGGTTCAGGTGCTTCTGACCAGGACAAGGGCTCAGGGGCTCCGTGATGCTGGGCTTGGGAACTGAAGGACCCACAGAAAGAGCTGAGGAGCGCACTGTCCTCCTGAGGAGCACTGGAGACTGCGGGTGGGTGTGTGTTGGTAGGAAAACACCATCACTAGCACAGAACCTCCTCACAGTCGCCAAGGGGTTCTTGGGGAGTCCTGCTTCTTATATTCACCTCCTCGGATGAAACCTCACTGGGCTGCAGGCATCTCACCTCTGCATAGATGATAGAACTGTCCTGTGGAAGAGTTGGGCTCAGGATGAGGAAGCAAATGTAAGACAGAGGGTGAGAAAGGAGCAGGGATCCCAGCTCACCTTTCTCCCCGCGGTGAACTCAGCAGGCCTGGCTGTGGGGAAAGAATGAGCTCAGGTCAGGTCTCTGTGCTCCACGGCAAGTACATCTCCTTCCCACCCCTCCTGGCTGGCTGTCTTCCTCTAGAGAGCCAGGGAAGCCAGCGGGGGGAGATCCCTTTCACTCCTCCTCAATCTGAAATTGGGAGACCTGGGTTCTAGTTCCAGTTGGACTAcacactagctgtgtgacctcaagtCCTGGGGGAACTGCCCTTCAGTTAAGAGACTCCTTGATTCATTTCCCCTACTGCCATTTATGGGAAGGAGCAGAAACCCTACGCCAATTCAAACCCATTTTTGCAGGTTAGGAAGTGAACTAGCAGGGCAGGTAAGACATTAAAACGACAGCAACAACAGAACTCCCTGTTTTGAACACCTATTACATGTAGACAATTTTAAAGGTTTGTTTCTAGAACCTAGGTTCCATTCCTAACAACTTATAGTAGTCCTGCAAAGCAGGCATTGTCTCCCCTTTATAGATTAGGCCCAGAGAGGACACTTGACGTGCCAAGTCCACAGTGAGTAAGCACATAGAGTCAGGTTTCAAACTCAGTTCTGAGACTCAGAACTCAGAAGCCCATCAGGGGCTCTGTTATGGTGACAAGTGGCAATGAGGGTTGGTCACTAATGTGGGGATAGCCATCATGGCAAGAGGAGTCAGGCccccttagcattttttttttgcagcttccCTAGCCCGGACACTGCTTAAACCAGAGgttgacaaactttttctgtaaaaaaggTAGtacatatttttggctttgtgagCTGTATaatctctgtcacaactattcaactctaTAATATGAAAGCTCtcgaacaaaataaacaaatgagcagGTCTCTGTTACAGTAAAACTTTAtctacaaaaacaggcagtgtgCTGGGTTTGGCTCATGGGCCATAAGTTTGCCAACCCTTGATCCAAACCTTCCCTGCCCCATCTCCTGCAGCCCTGGctcccttcccacctccttcTCCAACCACCAGCTCCACAGCACTCCCTCTTCATGCCCTTTCTAGAAGCTGTTTGTTTTGCTTCCCCAGATGACTCCAATTCCTGAGACACAGGGCTCAGGAGAGCTCCCTTCTTACTTCCCTTAAGAACCTCTTTTTGACCCACATGGGCAGACCACCGTCCTGCTGGAAGTCCTTACCATTGGCATATAGTGGGCACTGCTCTCCACCTGGAGATGTGGGTGGTATCTGGGATGGAAGGGGCCCTAGGAGATACAAAGGCAAGATTCACTGGGTGTCCCTTAGAGGGCAGGTGGAACAGAGGACAGGAAAGCCATGAGCAAGAATGACAAGGAGGCCGCTGGAGGTTTGAGGCTGGTTTGGTTAGGAGGGCTAATTCACAGGTCTGGACATGGTTGATTTTTATGGGATGTCTCCTTTGAAAAATACCCTAGATGGCTCCATGGGAATCACAAACTACGAGGAAGTAAGGTCAGCAAGAATGGATCACATTTTTGCATGGAGAGGGCCTAGGCTTACCAGTCAAGTCGCttttcagaaggaagaaaagctAATAACTTTGACCGTacactatatgccagacactgggcCAGGCAATCCAAATAAAATATAGTCTTCCTAGTAAAGCACCTAACCAGTGACCAGCACACAGTTGGATTTCAAAAACACCTCTCTTCCTAATTCTTTGGTGTCTAATGTTTTTCACAATCGTCTTGCAAGGGTTGATActtttatctccatttcatagatgaggtgACTGGAGCTGGGAGAGGCGACTTCTATAAGGTCACAGTAAGTGGTGGAGACAGAATCTTAATCCAGGTTTGCATGCCTTTTCTCCACTAGCACGCTGCCTCTGGAACGGCAGGTGCTTCCAGAACTTTAAAGGTAACTCTTGGGATAGGAATTGGGTCACATGTAGATTTTAGAACACTTGGTTCATGCCTGGTGCCCAAGAAATACTCATTACTCTAACAGCTAGAAAGCATCAGAATCACCGGGTAGGATGTGTGGAAATGGCTCCTTCTGTAAAATCAAGAGGGGATTTATGGAGACTTAGACAGATCCCCAGTGATTAAGCATTCTCCAATGCTCATTCGTCAGGGCTGAGaaatgagcctcagtttctgagTCTCCATTCAATGAAGAGTTCCATGAGTTCGACAGAACTTTGTTTTATGGGATGTGTGAAAACTGGTAGTAAAAAgaacacttttaaacaagcataGCAGAACCTGTACATGCAGGTGAGTGCTGCTTTGAAGTGGACCCCTTGCATGACCATATCCTTGTTCCAGTAACACCATCATCGGCAAATGTTCTAAAAATTGACTTTGGACATTACATCTGTTGACTGTCTTTGGTGGTGGCATATTTCTGTTTGCTGAAGAACAGCTATGCTATTTGGAAATGGTTGTGAGTCTCCCAGAGCTGGGTGTGGAGAATAAGGCTATTGATCTGGTTGTTTTTCCTGCGTAGCTACGGAATTGGTCCTGAAAGTGACTTTCTGAGCAATATTCTAAAGAATATTTTGTGCCTCTGAGATTCTGAGATATTAAGATCACCACCAGCAGTCCTGATTGCATGAGATACAGGTTCCTTAGTAAAATGAAGCCCACCTGCTCCAAGGTTGgcagtgggtgtggtggtgatggtttaTAATCTCTACATTAAGAGGATACTCTTTCGTTCCCTGTGAAAGGTATCTTGTTCTTgaggatctttctttttttttttttgagacggagtcttgctctgtcgcccaggctggagtgcagtggcacaatctcggctcactgcaagctccgcctcccgggttcacgccattctcctgcctcagcctctccgagtagctgggactacaggcgcctgccaccatgcccggctaatttttttttgtatttttagtagagatggggtttcaccgtggtcttgatctcctgacctcgtgatccgcctgcctcggcctcccaaagtgctgggattacaagcgtgagtcactgcgcccggccgaggatCTTTCACTAGTGACCACTCTTTCACCATCTtgtctggggctggggagggaggaggttgTGCTACATTACTCTGCCATTACACTGCCTTTAATGCTTTGACTCAGAGGTGAGTGGACTGAAACAGAAACACTTGTATTACCGAGGCCAGGCTAGGCCCTTTGGAGGAGGCTTTATTAGACACAATGACAGCATAACTCACAGATCTTTGGTTTGTGGTTCCCTACTCCAGCTGCCTCCCCAATAGCTCTGGGCCTCCTCTCCTTTTCCCCCACTATGAAGGGATACCTTAAAGCAAGGCTAGCCTGTATTGAATCCAGACTCAAGACTAGTGAGAAGGGTGGGGATGGGAAGTTGTATGGACAAAGACTACAAATTCAATAGGGGAGAGGAAGTTGAAGTCTGGTCCAAATCCTAACTAGGCACATGGTGAGGCAGGGTGTTGGGACTAGGGCTGGGGAGAGACCTTTTCAGGTACCCTGGTGGATGCAGGAAGGAATGCTTTGAACATATGACTGGGTGGTCTTCCTTAATTATCAGGCTGGCCCAGCTCCTGGAAAACTCATCCCAAATTTCTCAACAGAGGGAGCTGCAAACTTAAATAAGTACATCTAGCTTTGGAGGTCGATGAGAGCAATCAGTTTTGTCCTAgacaagcagaaaataaaaacattgccccggcagaggaggaagaagtgGGGTTGATTTGAACCTCTGTAGGTGTATTCGAAGCCCTAGGAATCAGCTTTGGCACTGGTAGCCATTCCTTACATGTGGCCTGAGGCGAGCAAAGGTTAGAGTTGGAATAAATGCGTGGCCCCCCAAACTAATTGCTTTGAGAGCCAACATTCATTCTTAATTATCGCGActgagaaagggagaagaagagagtctggaatatcaaaataaatagataacctGAAATGTCATTTATCTACATCAGAATTTTAACCaacctttttattttcagtgactTTGATTAGAAGCATTAgagaatgcacagaggagaaagggcAGCCTGGGAACCTGCTGGGGTGATCTGCTCATATTAGAATGAGAATTTACTGAGCACCCCCTATGTGCCAGTCTAATACATGAGGTATTACATAAATGTTATCTCATTAACTTAAACCCTTACAACATCCCTGGAAAGGAAGCTGATTTAGTGAGTCTTACAGTGAACCGGCTCAAGGCTATGGAACTAATGGTAGCGTTGGGGACAGGCCATTGCTAAGTCCTGTCTAtcatatttcttttctgataGTTAATATCCTTTGCACACTCTGCTACAGTAAAGTACTGTACAagatgagtgtgtgtgagtgagccTGTGCATACGCACTGTagttctgtcttctttctccGCTGCTAAGCAGATCAGAGCTCTGCTGAGCTcaatgagagagagaggtggaggcctttttttttttttgtcatattcCTAGCCACAGATTGTCTTCCAAATGTAAAGGATACTGACATACATCACGTTCGCCTTGTAATAATTCCTTGGTTTATGTTCTATTCATGCCTGAGTGTGcggttgtgtgtttgtgtgcatctCTGGATGACTGTGAGCATGTGAGcaagtgcatgtgtgtatatgtttctGAAGCATTAACTGTCCTTCCATATGCCCCTCTGTGTGACACAGGAAGAGAAGTCCCCACTTCCTCCCCACACCCAGGAGAAGAGAGTGGCTGGTCCTGTCAGACTCTGGCTTTCCAAAGGCtgggcagggcctggcacagggaTTCAGCAGTTAAGAAGGCCAAGAAGAGTTACTGACCAGCTTTTCTCCAGGGTCTCAAATAAACCAGAAGTGTAGCAGCAATGACCATCAGGCCAAGCAGGCTCGCAGGCAGCCAAGGAACCAGCCAGTTGCTGCTGGTGGGAGTGGACAAGACTTGAGAACCTGGGAGCAGGGAGAAGAAGGTGGCCATGAGCATTGAGGATAAAATTCAgaaatgcattccagcctggcacgGAGCAGGCAGAATGACTGATATTAGGGGAATTATCTGGCATGGGGGAGCTTCTTAGATGGGCATGAAGGATGGCTCAGGGGATGGCAGCAAGGATGATGGTGACACCATGAGTGACCACATGACTGCTCCCCCCATGATGCTCCCCACTCTCCATGGACTTCAATATTTCTCTGCCAGGCTCAGTAGACAGATGGACCAATTAGGGTCCATGCTTGGTCATGCAGTGGCTGCCATGGGTCCAGCACTATGCCAGGTGTGATGGGAGGTACACAGAGGGTGAGATCTGACCCCTGTCAGCTTGCTGGGGCTCAAAGCTCTGTTGGAGGACAAAACACACCATTCAGAGACAGCTTCTTGGGCTCACTCCTCTCTCTGGAGACACTGTTCTCAGCCTCGCAGGAGTAGTTCCCAGCATCCTGCTCTGACTTCactgggaagaggagggaggcgGTTCCACCATAGGGAGCTGAGTGGTTCCCCACAATCTTCTCATCAAGGTAGAAGGAATACAGGATCGGAGGGGAGCCCCTCTGTGTCTCACAGAGGAGCTGCACCATGTCCCCCACAGCAGGGTCAGCGGGCCCATGGTGCAGAGTGAGCACAGGAGGGGACACAGGAGCTGGGACACACATGGGGTGGGAGGCTCAGCCTGACCACCCAGGACCCTGGCTCCCTCCTCTCCTGGGGACCCTTCCCCCAAATCCTTTACCCCCAGGGGATCCCACTACCTGATGCCCAGGGCCCTGGGGGCATCTTCACTCTCTCGTGCACTTACCCTGCACTCTGACCTCCAGCTGGGGGCTCTGCTTCCGGACCTGGCCACCCTCGGGGGCCGCCTCACACCAGTAAAGCCCAGAGTCTCCCTCCTTGACTCCTGGGATGCAGAGTTCTGAGTGAGGGCCCCTGTCCTGCAAGGTGTGGCCATCCTtgtggaaggagaaaaggagccTCGAGGCTGACCTCAGGGGGTGTAGCTTTGTCTGACATCTCAGGATCACCAGGCTACCCACTCGGGGCTCAGGAGAGGGGATGGCACTCAGCACAGGAGATGGGAACAGCTCTGGGGAGATGCAGGTCCAGGACTCAGGAGGGGAGTCCTGGATGATGaagccccaggaggctgaggcctgagctTCTACTCATCCCAGGCTGCAGCCTGGGGAACCCGATGGGAGGCAGTTTCATCCCCAGGACCTGTCCTCTTACCCTCACCCACAAACTCTGAAATGACTCCCACATAGCCAGGCCCTTCTGGAATCTTGGAAGTCAGAGGCAGAGGGGGCCTTCGAAGTCCTCTAGTCCACAGAGGGGAAGAGTGAGCCTGGACTGGTCCAGGCTCTTCCCAGTGCCCCCCTCCCAAGAATCTCCCCACTCCTTCCCCTGGCTCCGGATGTGCCccatggtggggagaggggggtaTTGAGACAACATCTTGGGAAACCTCGGGGCCCCACACATTGGCCCAGCATGAGGGGCAGCCAGAGACAGGGGTCCTGCCCAGAGAGCTACTGGCTTCTAGAGACGGGACCCTTAAGCAGCACCTCCTGCCCCACAAACTCCCAAGCTGGTGACTCACCTTGGACTTGAACCATGACTGTCTCTGAAGTTTGTGTGGGTGTCTGTGGAATATACATCACCTGCCCAGAGCAGCTGTACTGGCCACGGCTCTGTACTGTTGCTGCTCCCATGGACAGAGTCTGGTTTTCCTTAGATAAATGAAGGAATTTTCCATCTCTGTAGAACCTCACCTGAGACAGTGATGTATTCTTCCGTCCCTGACATCGCAGAGTCAGGGCATCTCCTTCAAACACAGGGTTTGGCCAGGCTTGGAGGTTCAGCCAGGCTGCGAGACAGAGGAACAGGGCAGCCCTGGAGCTGCAGGTCCCATCAGTCacttctctccctctgtcccccagcctaAGGCCTCCTGCTGGGGATGGAGGCCCTTGGGTGGCACTGGTACGGTGTCACTGTCTCCAGTCCTTCATGCTGACCAGAGAAGGGCAGGACCTGGACTTCCTTtactcctccttcctttccttcttctctccttcctcttccctctttctctttattcttttcccttctcctccccttctctcctctccctgtgtcttctCTCTGGCTTTGCTCCCATCCACCCTCCTTGTCTTCTTTTATATTGCACTTTCCTGTCTGCCTTGCCAAGCTTGGCTTAATTGCATTCATTCTGTTCATTGTCTTGCCTCATTCCTCCTGACTCAATTCCCTCCAGCCTAGATTGGCTTCTCCTCCTGTGTCTACCTAATGTGACACTTTCTGCAGCCTTCACTTCAGATAATAGCAGCATCTGTGTCCACCAGAAAGCAGCTGGTGGGGCGTGTTGGAGGTGCCACAGCCTGAgttctctccctcctgccttcctcatTGGGCTTCCTCAGGCCCAGCCTCCATCTCTACCCTCAGCAGGGCATTTCATCTTCCACCACTCTCATGGAGGGGACCTGTTCTTTTTGTCTCTATTCCCAAAATGTATTCTGTGCACTGATGTGAGCAGGAGAAGAGCTCCCAGGGATCCACCATCACCTGCAGGGCAGGCTGAGCCTGTCCCCAGTCTGTATCTGTCCCCAGGCTGTATAATCTCTTTGATAAGCCAGATACCCCCATTCCCAGACAGCCTTCAGAGCAGGCCTGATGGCCTGAGACTAATGAGGAGTAACAGTTAGGGAGCCCCAGCACATCCTGCTCTTGCCTGGATCTTCTGGATCCTTAGGACCCACTCTCCTCACCCTGGAAGTAATGATGCTCACCGCATTATTGAACGGCAAGTCTTGCTTCCACTACTGCTTTTTCTAACAGCACTAAGTATTGGTTTGAATGATCTCCCCCAGGAATCACAGAATATGTCCTTGGAGGTCAAGATTTCATAGATCAGAATTTTTTCCTGTTTGACAGAAAGCTCCATGAAGGTCAGTGTCACAGAATGGGCTGGAGGGAAGGGGAtctgaggaaagaaggaagactgATCAGCAGaaaaaggtgcctgcttctctGAACatacaaggaaggaagggagtccCAGTCTTGTTGAGTTGAGAATATAAGAGCTCCAGAACCACATGGAGAGAAGACAGAGGCCACAGACACTTTTAAGGGTATAGGATAGAGGTCTAGAGTCCCACTGCTGAGGCTTGTGTCACCCGAGGACTACCCTTGGCCTTAGACTAGTGGAGTTCCAAGTTCCTCCTTTTCCTGGGGCCAAGACTGCTGAGGAAGGGGCCTAGTCTGGTGCTGCTCTGCAGATGTTTCTGAGG includes:
- the LOC100593057 gene encoding Fc receptor-like protein 6 — translated: MLPSLGPMLLWTAVLLFVPCVGKTAWLNLQAWPNPVFEGDALTLRCQGRKNTSLSQVRFYRDGKFLHLSKENQTLSMGAATVQSRGQYSCSGQVMYIPQTPTQTSETVMVQVQELFPSPVLSAIPSPEPRVGSLVILRCQTKLHPLRSASRLLFSFHKDGHTLQDRGPHSELCIPGVKEGDSGLYWCEAAPEGGQVRKQSPQLEVRVQAPVSPPVLTLHHGPADPAVGDMVQLLCETQRGSPPILYSFYLDEKIVGNHSAPYGGTASLLFPVKSEQDAGNYSCEAENSVSRERSEPKKLSLNGSQVLSTPTSSNWLVPWLPASLLGLMVIAATLLVYLRPWRKAGPLPSQIPPTSPGGEQCPLYANARPAEFTAGRKDSSIIYAEVRCLQPSEVSSEEVNIRSRTPQEPLGDCEEVLC